A genomic segment from uncultured Marinifilum sp. encodes:
- a CDS encoding efflux RND transporter periplasmic adaptor subunit, translated as MNIVHKNYISGILIPEKEVELKSQISGILKKMHVKAGDTIKRGDLIAEISVLPNPQNIETARKTVTTCQINYNKCNKEYEQYKRLFDKKVIAEQKFDKYRDAYLISKEELESAKKQLEIIKKGYSKDQENIPNFIRSTVSGTVLEIPLKEGASITERNNYNEGSNLASIANLQSLIFKAKVNESDISYLKKGMTFNIEINALKNQSIEAELTHITPKAKEENGIMKFDIEARVKNDKKIQLYPGFSAVAEMILDRRDSVLTIKERNLIFKNDSIYVELLDENYHKQKRVVKTGLSDGLRIEILEGLSISDKVKVQNN; from the coding sequence ATGAATATCGTTCATAAAAATTATATCTCTGGAATTTTAATCCCCGAAAAAGAGGTTGAACTAAAATCTCAAATATCGGGCATTCTAAAAAAAATGCATGTAAAAGCAGGCGATACCATTAAAAGAGGCGATTTAATTGCTGAAATTAGCGTATTGCCAAACCCGCAAAATATTGAAACAGCAAGAAAAACTGTTACAACTTGCCAAATTAACTACAACAAGTGCAACAAAGAATACGAACAATACAAAAGGCTATTTGATAAAAAAGTAATTGCCGAACAAAAATTTGATAAATACCGAGATGCTTATTTAATTAGTAAAGAAGAATTAGAATCCGCAAAAAAGCAATTGGAAATTATAAAAAAAGGTTACTCGAAAGATCAGGAAAACATTCCCAATTTTATTCGCTCTACCGTTTCGGGTACTGTTCTCGAAATTCCATTGAAAGAAGGTGCCAGCATTACCGAACGCAACAACTACAACGAGGGTAGCAATCTGGCAAGTATTGCTAATCTGCAAAGCCTTATTTTTAAGGCAAAAGTAAACGAATCGGACATTTCTTATCTAAAAAAAGGCATGACTTTCAATATTGAAATCAACGCTTTAAAAAATCAAAGTATTGAGGCCGAATTGACTCACATCACTCCAAAGGCAAAAGAGGAAAATGGCATTATGAAATTTGATATTGAGGCAAGAGTAAAAAACGACAAAAAAATTCAACTCTACCCGGGTTTTTCGGCCGTTGCCGAAATGATTCTCGATAGGCGCGACAGTGTTTTAACAATAAAAGAACGCAACCTTATTTTTAAGAACGACAGCATTTATGTGGAATTACTCGATGAAAATTACCACAAACAAAAAAGAGTAGTTAAAACTGGCCTTTCCGATGGTTTAAGAATTGAAATTCTGGAAGGCTTGAGTATATCGGATAAGGTGAAGGTGCAGAATAACTAA
- a CDS encoding peptidase domain-containing ABC transporter, with protein MKFFAKWKTNNKWKKYHTLQKDQADCGPACIAMVLKYYSHSYSFENLRKLSGTNAYGSNLLGLYQTFTKLGFGVEGVEASTKDLEQITSPCILHTTNSDKTNHFIVYFAFERGKYICGDPAHGIIKYSKEDLESIWKSKTCLYISTPPKSKNPEEHNKHNKWIITSLKQDSAILTLSVILGIAYSVLGLIMALFSEALIDKIIPEKNFSYLLNIIILVGILLLFRTFISALRRNFLLDHSRNFNISIIEKFYSSILELPVSFFQSRKTGDFITRFNDTRRIQQLIAQLAGNFIIEILIIITTITFLFFIHPLTGYIAIGFTPIYLILLMKFNTPLLMAQRKVMSSYASSESIFINSIQSIQSIKNLNAHNHFKNSIKSIYGKFQEQTVNLGKLNIKISIILGILNSIFILTIITLASKDVLLDNLKTGQLMAILTITSTLLPAITKIGNIYIPYSSAKVAFERMVDYSLPTYNSETQNLPSKINNVNLEKVSFRFPGQKTLLKSVSIQIPIGRITGLIGENGSGKSTLIQLILKFYDLENGSISINNNLDLSVVNEHEWQKRVGIVPQQIEIFDATLLENIDPESIKNKRTKEIIEFCKKYGFDKYFEALPLSYLTQIGESGIQLSGGQKQLLALARALYKKPDLLLLDEANSAMDRNTLLFTNQLLQSIKSEIAILFISHNLESITKLCDYIYILEEGVVSTSGNQNSLLETDNLYSQHYKYLTNA; from the coding sequence TTGAAGTTTTTTGCAAAATGGAAAACTAATAATAAGTGGAAAAAATACCACACTCTTCAAAAAGATCAGGCAGACTGTGGACCAGCCTGTATTGCTATGGTGTTAAAATACTATTCTCATTCGTATAGTTTTGAGAATTTAAGAAAATTAAGCGGAACAAATGCTTATGGTTCCAACCTTTTAGGACTCTACCAAACATTTACCAAATTAGGTTTTGGTGTTGAAGGTGTAGAAGCTTCTACCAAAGACCTTGAACAAATAACTTCACCATGTATCTTACACACCACAAATAGCGATAAAACAAACCATTTCATTGTTTATTTTGCTTTCGAAAGAGGAAAATATATTTGTGGCGATCCTGCACATGGGATTATAAAATACTCCAAGGAAGACCTAGAATCCATCTGGAAATCAAAAACATGTTTATACATTTCAACACCTCCCAAAAGCAAAAATCCAGAGGAGCATAACAAACACAATAAATGGATAATAACATCACTCAAACAAGATTCGGCAATATTAACCCTTAGTGTAATTTTAGGCATAGCCTATTCGGTATTAGGATTAATCATGGCACTTTTTTCAGAAGCTCTAATTGATAAAATTATTCCTGAAAAAAACTTTTCTTACTTATTAAATATTATCATTTTAGTCGGCATTCTATTGCTTTTTAGAACTTTTATTTCTGCACTTCGAAGAAACTTTCTTCTAGATCATAGTAGAAACTTCAACATTAGCATTATCGAAAAATTCTATTCCTCAATTTTGGAGTTACCGGTTAGTTTTTTTCAAAGTAGAAAAACTGGTGATTTTATAACACGTTTTAACGATACACGAAGAATTCAACAACTAATAGCACAACTTGCTGGGAATTTTATAATAGAAATTCTTATAATCATTACTACTATTACTTTTTTATTTTTTATTCATCCACTTACCGGATATATTGCGATAGGATTTACTCCAATATACTTAATATTACTAATGAAATTTAACACACCACTGCTAATGGCTCAAAGAAAAGTTATGAGTTCTTATGCAAGTTCAGAAAGTATTTTCATTAATTCCATCCAGTCCATTCAATCCATTAAAAACTTAAATGCCCATAATCATTTTAAAAACTCTATTAAATCTATATATGGAAAATTTCAAGAACAAACCGTTAATTTAGGAAAATTAAACATTAAAATATCGATCATACTCGGTATCCTCAATAGCATATTCATATTGACTATTATCACCTTAGCTTCAAAAGATGTTCTTTTAGACAATTTAAAAACAGGACAGTTGATGGCAATACTAACAATAACCTCAACACTATTACCTGCGATAACTAAAATCGGAAACATATATATTCCTTATAGTTCTGCCAAGGTAGCTTTCGAAAGAATGGTAGATTATTCTCTACCGACATACAATTCAGAAACTCAAAATCTACCTTCTAAAATTAATAATGTAAATCTTGAAAAGGTTTCGTTCCGATTTCCTGGTCAAAAGACACTACTTAAATCAGTTTCCATTCAAATTCCCATTGGAAGAATTACCGGTTTAATTGGTGAAAATGGTAGCGGGAAAAGCACTTTAATTCAATTGATTCTAAAATTCTATGATCTTGAAAATGGCTCAATAAGCATCAACAATAATCTAGATCTTTCAGTTGTTAATGAACACGAATGGCAAAAACGTGTTGGTATTGTTCCCCAGCAAATTGAAATATTTGATGCCACCCTGCTTGAAAATATCGATCCTGAATCAATTAAAAACAAACGAACCAAAGAAATCATTGAATTTTGTAAGAAATATGGGTTTGATAAATATTTTGAAGCACTCCCTCTTTCTTATCTTACACAAATTGGAGAGTCCGGAATTCAATTATCAGGCGGACAGAAACAATTACTTGCACTTGCGCGAGCACTTTATAAAAAACCAGACTTACTCTTACTAGATGAAGCTAATTCAGCCATGGACAGGAACACCTTACTCTTTACCAATCAATTATTACAAAGCATTAAGAGTGAAATTGCTATTTTATTTATATCACACAATTTAGAATCCATTACTAAATTATGCGATTACATCTATATTCTGGAAGAAGGAGTTGTTAGTACATCAGGAAATCAAAACTCTCTTCTTGAAACCGATAATTTATACAGTCAACATTATAAATATTTAACCAATGCTTAG
- a CDS encoding carboxypeptidase-like regulatory domain-containing protein gives MKLNSCLIFITFIIYQTSFGQNLTLSGKLISSYDSSPICYASIGIVNTHIGTISNESGDFQLKLPSKYNQDTLIVSAIAFKSKKIAINKLINSSNHIIYLESHAYALNEVIVTNKKLTAKDILKECIKNIPKNNPTKKFSYEVFMREAGILDSTYAMLTESVANVVDYGYRNDIKKNRFQLLEFRKSSDNRNFNWRTSLEEWLYEKNGLYECIKNDRLKIKKRNNQIEAKEYYKTIKSGPHRFLSEDFIRQINANIDSLTYYNNKLVYCISYTSTEGIYSTDCEGQIFIEKSSKALLEVRSRTYINKERLRSLKKKDGTPKFKKKTITGFANMGFDGTNYSKLIIKYKKENKKYYLSYIRVQHNGTSSLGSIFTFNNFKKAYQSNWTSNMLYQDNELFVTKIHKKPIKIKWRNKMDRSKELYKHEFPYNKNFWNSYSIIVRNPLSKKMASDLSFERNLEQQFIENGK, from the coding sequence ATGAAATTAAACTCATGCTTAATTTTCATTACTTTTATCATCTATCAAACTTCATTTGGACAGAATCTCACTTTATCAGGTAAACTTATATCATCCTATGATTCCTCACCAATTTGCTATGCAAGTATAGGAATCGTCAACACTCATATAGGGACCATAAGTAACGAATCAGGAGATTTTCAATTGAAACTACCGTCCAAGTACAATCAAGATACTTTAATTGTAAGCGCAATTGCTTTTAAATCAAAAAAGATTGCTATTAACAAATTAATTAACTCCTCCAACCATATAATTTACCTAGAATCTCATGCTTATGCCCTAAACGAAGTAATTGTAACAAATAAGAAACTTACTGCCAAAGATATTCTTAAAGAATGCATTAAAAACATTCCTAAAAATAATCCTACCAAAAAATTTTCTTATGAAGTATTTATGAGAGAGGCAGGTATTTTAGATTCAACCTATGCAATGCTTACCGAAAGTGTAGCTAATGTGGTAGATTATGGATATAGAAATGATATTAAAAAAAACAGATTCCAACTATTAGAATTTAGAAAAAGTAGTGACAATAGAAATTTCAATTGGAGAACCTCTTTAGAAGAATGGCTCTACGAAAAAAATGGGCTTTATGAATGCATCAAGAATGATAGATTAAAAATTAAAAAAAGAAATAATCAAATAGAGGCCAAAGAATATTATAAAACAATTAAGTCTGGGCCTCACCGATTCTTGTCTGAAGATTTTATTAGACAAATAAATGCCAATATTGACAGCCTTACTTATTACAATAATAAATTGGTTTACTGTATTAGTTATACATCCACCGAAGGAATTTATTCTACAGATTGTGAAGGGCAAATTTTTATAGAGAAATCAAGCAAAGCATTACTTGAGGTCCGCTCAAGAACCTATATTAATAAAGAACGATTAAGAAGCTTGAAAAAAAAGGATGGGACACCAAAATTTAAGAAAAAAACAATTACCGGATTTGCAAACATGGGATTCGATGGTACAAATTATTCAAAGTTGATTATTAAATACAAAAAAGAAAATAAGAAATACTACTTATCGTACATAAGAGTTCAACACAATGGGACTTCAAGTTTAGGCTCCATTTTTACATTTAATAATTTCAAAAAAGCCTATCAATCCAACTGGACTTCCAACATGCTTTACCAGGATAACGAGCTTTTTGTCACCAAAATCCACAAAAAGCCTATCAAAATAAAATGGAGAAATAAGATGGATCGAAGCAAAGAATTGTACAAACATGAATTTCCTTACAACAAAAACTTCTGGAATTCTTATTCCATTATTGTTCGGAATCCACTATCTAAAAAAATGGCTTCAGACCTTAGTTTTGAACGAAATCTTGAACAACAATTTATCGAAAATGGAAAATAA
- a CDS encoding carboxypeptidase-like regulatory domain-containing protein, which translates to MKFLLFLFLTTTQFIAYSQTSVQGIINDTNNSPIPNTHVYLKNNPQIGTITNTDGIFHLSCPNETDSVLVISHIKYKSKEEKISNKNSFELELKDLQIQEVKVTALSAESILNQFYKKIKENHELEPVRYKAFTRILSSKDSTLFMIEEYYLDLYSNKSHNTFFNILKCRIKPTNKYGKKKFKDHRLIALSKMRSDNLFKYKEDILNKKKQKNYNIILKGYTKLNNRDNYIIGFSNKNTKYDKGTLLIDTETFALSSAKFQDKTINFFLKKGKWYIRNVSTEFTNMADETRQRISIYELQETTEKLPEKKLIMVEKTKAFTRDFNDDFWEHFTHIPIEEKYLKQINNSNI; encoded by the coding sequence ATGAAATTCTTACTATTCCTATTTTTAACAACAACACAATTCATTGCCTACTCGCAAACATCAGTACAAGGTATCATTAACGATACCAACAATAGTCCTATACCCAACACTCATGTTTATCTAAAGAATAATCCACAAATTGGTACAATAACCAATACCGATGGAATTTTTCACTTGTCGTGCCCAAACGAAACAGATTCCGTTCTTGTAATTTCTCATATAAAGTACAAAAGCAAGGAAGAGAAGATAAGCAATAAGAACAGCTTTGAGTTAGAATTAAAAGATCTACAAATTCAGGAAGTTAAGGTTACAGCCTTGAGTGCTGAATCTATTCTCAACCAATTTTATAAGAAAATAAAAGAAAACCACGAACTGGAACCTGTACGCTACAAAGCCTTCACCAGAATATTATCATCGAAAGATTCGACTCTTTTTATGATAGAAGAATATTATCTTGACCTATACTCCAACAAATCGCACAATACATTTTTTAATATCCTAAAATGTAGAATAAAACCCACAAACAAATACGGCAAGAAAAAATTTAAAGATCACCGTCTCATTGCTTTATCAAAAATGCGATCGGATAATCTGTTTAAATACAAAGAGGATATCTTGAATAAAAAGAAACAGAAAAATTATAACATTATATTAAAAGGTTATACAAAGCTAAACAACAGAGACAATTACATTATTGGCTTTTCGAACAAAAATACCAAATACGACAAGGGTACTCTTTTAATCGATACAGAAACTTTTGCTTTAAGCTCTGCAAAATTTCAAGACAAAACCATCAATTTCTTCTTAAAAAAAGGCAAGTGGTACATCAGAAATGTAAGTACTGAATTCACCAATATGGCAGACGAAACCAGACAAAGAATCAGCATTTACGAACTGCAAGAAACAACAGAAAAGCTTCCGGAGAAAAAACTAATAATGGTAGAAAAAACCAAAGCTTTTACAAGAGATTTTAATGATGATTTCTGGGAACATTTCACTCACATTCCTATTGAAGAGAAGTATTTGAAACAGATAAATAATTCGAATATCTAA
- a CDS encoding ABC transporter permease gives MLSFFAIQESWEVIKQHKNRNLLTGFGVAWGIFILLLLVGTGSGLQKGIMVIFQDYSQNSIWVYGGRTSLAKPGQHAGRQIRFTDKDLNLFKKRFDEIRYISPEIQYSGEQVNSKLQSYHRFKCYGVKNEYFQIKTFKIEKGRLINPIDNRKHNKVAVIGKKIVEGLFEDTNPIGQYICLDGVWLQVIGVLSQNSLFSSNPSHIYVPIETLKDQFGLENNLNCFSIALNSDSSPETFEKKLKNFLARKYNFNSEDKNALYVENMQVRSKTFNNLFRWINFFLWIVGISILSSGIVGVSNIMLVIVKERTVEIGIRKSIGASPWNIRLMILNESILITFLAGLVGIICSTGTIWIINALISAFSNNDNALFKGLEINFTIALTALLLLTISGTLAGLYPARKASSMLPVKALNSINN, from the coding sequence ATGCTTAGTTTTTTTGCTATACAGGAAAGCTGGGAAGTAATTAAACAGCATAAAAATCGAAATTTACTTACTGGATTTGGTGTTGCATGGGGTATATTTATTCTACTACTACTCGTTGGCACTGGTAGCGGACTTCAAAAAGGAATAATGGTAATTTTCCAGGATTACTCACAAAATAGTATTTGGGTTTATGGAGGTAGAACAAGTTTGGCAAAGCCTGGTCAACATGCCGGTCGCCAAATCCGGTTTACCGATAAAGATCTAAATCTATTCAAGAAGCGTTTTGATGAAATCCGTTACATATCTCCCGAAATTCAATATTCTGGCGAACAAGTAAATAGCAAATTGCAATCCTATCACCGTTTTAAATGCTACGGTGTTAAAAATGAATATTTTCAGATTAAAACTTTTAAAATTGAAAAAGGCAGATTGATAAATCCTATTGATAATCGAAAGCACAATAAAGTTGCCGTTATCGGTAAAAAAATAGTGGAAGGTTTATTTGAAGATACCAATCCAATTGGACAATACATTTGTTTAGATGGAGTATGGCTGCAAGTCATAGGAGTATTGTCACAAAATTCACTTTTTTCAAGTAATCCAAGTCACATTTATGTCCCAATTGAAACTTTAAAGGATCAGTTTGGTTTAGAAAACAATCTAAATTGCTTTTCTATTGCCTTGAATAGTGATTCTTCTCCTGAAACTTTTGAAAAGAAACTTAAGAATTTTTTAGCGCGTAAATACAATTTTAATTCAGAAGATAAAAATGCTCTATATGTTGAAAATATGCAGGTAAGATCGAAAACATTTAATAACCTTTTTAGATGGATCAATTTTTTTCTGTGGATTGTTGGGATTAGCATTTTGTCAAGTGGAATTGTAGGCGTAAGTAATATCATGTTGGTCATCGTTAAAGAAAGAACCGTTGAAATAGGCATTAGAAAATCAATAGGTGCTAGTCCTTGGAATATTCGATTAATGATTTTAAACGAATCAATATTAATCACCTTCTTAGCAGGTTTAGTTGGCATTATATGCTCAACCGGAACAATTTGGATTATTAATGCTTTAATCAGTGCTTTTTCTAACAATGACAATGCTCTCTTTAAAGGCTTAGAAATCAATTTTACCATAGCGTTAACAGCCTTACTACTATTAACTATTTCAGGAACACTGGCAGGTCTTTATCCTGCTAGAAAGGCTTCTTCTATGCTGCCTGTAAAAGCTCTTAACTCCATAAATAATTAA